The genomic interval TGCTCCAAACACGGAAGAACAAAGATTGGGTGTTAGAGTGAACTTGGGACCGAGGGGACTGTGGAGTCCCTTGGGTCCTGAGTTAGTAGGTCTCCCTACGCTGGTCTCCCTACGCTCGTCTGGCCTGGCTTTGTCCCTAACATCCTGCTTTTCTGTCCTAATCCCTAGGGCCGGGGTTGAAATATATTTCACTCTGACATACTTATCCTCTGCTCCCTGTCTCCAAGACTGTTCCATGGAGCTGTGTGTCTGCGGGTGGCCAGCAGAGGGCTAACACGCAGCGGCCCTTGGCAGAAGCTTAATAGACAGGGGGAGCGGTTTTTCACAACTTCTGGACCAACGAGTGGGTGGCTACAGTTGGGCGGGGCCAGGCCAGCTCAGCCAATCAGCTCCGTCACGTTCAGCCGGCCTGGAAACGGAGGGTGTGcgggttggggttggggtgggggtggatggcTCCTGGCTCTGGGGCTGTGTGAAGGTGGACCCTGTAGGAGACGGTTTTTAGTGTTGAAACCCCATGAGCCAGCTCTCTTTTAGGCCATAATTGTGGCATTCTCCAGCTGCTTCCCAGTAGGGAAGAAAGCCTGCCTGGAGACTCTAGGCCCGCCCCTGACCCTGGGACACCCAGTGTAAAGCTGCAGGCTCCCGTGCCACGCCCACACGCTGTGGTGGGAACACAAAATTTTAACTGGCTATGTAGATCATTAacgagggggggggggagagtccTAACTCAGTTCCCCTGTGGTCACAGACAGCTGGGTCTCAGACCTCCTGAGGAAATGCTGGGCCCCCAAATCTGGGCCTCCATGAGGCAGGGGCTGAGCAGGGGCTTGTCTAGGAATGTGAAGGGGAAGAAGGTAGACATTGCGGGCATCTACCCACCCGTGACCACCCCATTCACCGCCACCGCAGAGGTAAACTATGGGAAACTGGAAGAGAACCTGAACAGACTGGGCACCTTCCCCTTTCGAGGTAAGAGGGCAGTTGGGGAGCCAGAtccaggaagggggggggggggcgtcagGGCACAGCTCTGGCACTTTGGACAGAGCCTCACCTGTCTTTGTTTCCCCAGCTGGGAAGCGCTAATGTACCTTCTTGGCTCCCAGGGTTGTTGTAAAAGCATGGAGCCGTGAATGAGGACATCCTTATGTACCAGGCCGGCTGCTGATGGGAAGGCACTAGTCAGGTCACACAGCAGGGTAGGCTGTTGTCTCCCCCTAAGCCTGCCTGGCGGAACTACTCAGTGTGCTGGATCCTCTGATCCACCTCTTGTTTTAACATAGGTCCCCTCTCTGAGGCCGCAGACCACATCCTGTTTGTGAGACTCAGTCTTCCTCACAGCCACAGGTCCATAGAAGAAGGTAGAAAGGGGCAGTCCCCTGACCAGCTCCATCCCGTTCCACCCACCCAGGACAATTCCTGGTCAGTGCTGTCAATGACACAATCTCGTAGATGGGACCGTGGGCTCCCAGAGATGTGGTCATTAACTAGTTGAAGCCACTCAGCTAACAAATAGCTGAGCTGAGACTTGAACTGCTGATTAGAAGCTCTGTTCTGCCCATTGATTCTAACACCTCCTTCTAAGTTGTGGGGTCTAAGACTATCCTTACAAATGTCGTTATGTGGGCACCAATTTTGAGTACGGCCTGGCCTCACTCTGACTTGAGAAGGCTAGCAGTAGAATTGTGGACTCTAGTTTCCAATCACAGCTCTGCCAGTGGTTTTACTCCATGGGATACTCTAACCCTGTTTCCCATATGACACACGGGAGTGATAATACTCTTACCGTGGAGTAGCCAGAAGAAGAATCTGGAAGAATGAGAGGAGAAAGCATGGTATAAATTCTGGAGTGCTATACATTGGAAGGTATAGAATCTTGGGGTGATAATTATTAAAAGTACACATGGCATCTGTGAAGTCTCAAACCCTGGCAGAACTGGCTGAAGCatctatttaacatatcaaagagGACCCAGCTGCCAagtttcccagcatccctcagtccctccctGTTACAGGATATGGCTGGCATAGCCCACCCTCTGGTCCTCTCATCCCCAACACTCCAGCCCAGGGACTGGGCTGCCCTATCCCAAAGGCGCTTCCCTATATAGTGCAGCCATTTTGGCTACCCACCCTTTCTTTTACATCTTGTCCCTTGTTCCtggctcccttctctccctcatctcccttTTCCTCGATGCTCTCTTCAGTGGCTCAGGGTCATGCTTACTCTGGACTCTGCCGGATGTTTCTACCTttggctatgctctccctttcATCTACAATAAACGTTTCCCTCCACCACGCCTAGGAGCAGCAGtgcccttccttttttttttttttaaatttcatttttcattcaacaCTGTAGCAAAGCTGCTTGGTGACAGTGACCACTGGCCCAGCTGAACCCTCTTCATAGCTCAGTACCCAGATGATATGAGCATTTGTCAAGGGACAAGTGTCCTATGGGTGCGCAATCTGAGCAGGGACAGCATGTCTACTAGAACTTGCTTATGCTGGCCTGGAGAGAGATGAGGCCTGATTTCCTTGAAGCAAAGCATGATAATCCTTAGCTTCAAATAGAACACTCTGCTTCAGCTTAAGGATCAAGGACACTATAGTGTAGGGACCAGAAGACTGGCTTTGGTATCCATTGTGTTTCTGAAATCCTGTATCTAGGATTTCACAGAGACTCCTAGATTGTCTTTAGACTTCCCCCTTTGTCCCTCTAACTCCTGCAACCAGCATCGGGTGCCCTGggcagctttgtttgtttggtggtggaGGAAGAGATTTGGCTTATGGGTTCCTGATGTTGTTTGATTCCTCCATTCACTACATAGCAGGAGATTGGGGCTATGGGAGGAAGAGTCCAATGTCTAGACTTGGAAGACTCCTTGTCTAGCTATTATAGCAACTGAGAAATCACAGTCCCTCTATAATCCAGTTTCCTCACTTGAGAACAGGAGCTAAGCCCTTGGGCTCTTAGCCGTGTGGCTCAATATAACTCCCCCAAGGTGATCAGCCTTGCTTCTGGCACAGAGGACTTAAGAGTCAGGGGTATCTTTGTCATGGTTCTAGCATTTAGCCAAACATTGATGTTTCTCTTACTTTCTGGAATAGACCTTGCAGTCtaacacttggaaggtagagacaaaAATGCTACTGCTACTTTGTATCAGTGTGGGTCACAAGCCCTCCAAAGAAGAGGTGAGAACCTGCTCTTAGTGCTTCAGTGAACACAGAGAATATTCCTGAAGGCTTAGTCTGAGGCTGTGAAGTCGTTTGTTTTGatctgattttttgagacagggtttctctgtgtagtcctggttgttttggaattccctctgtagaccaggctggattagaactcagagatccctgcctctgcctgcagagtTTTGGTAAAGTATTGCTAAATTGTGACTGTTTAAATgaagaatattcttttaaaatacaagttaAGGGCGAGATGGCACATTGAATAATGGCTCTGCTGTCAAGGGATGAGTTAAGTCCAGTTTCCAGAATCTACATAAGGTGGAAGAACTAGCTTCtgcaagtcatcctctgaccttcacatgcatgccatgatacatttgtctctcccctcccccaaataaataaatgtaaaagccCTTTTGGCGGGGACAGATTAGCTAATACTTTAtcaaatgtgtaaaaaaaaacataataattaataaaaggagCATGCAAAACCTTTAGCCTCCATTTATAGAAAATACATGTCAGTTCTGGATCACAATAGTTCCATTGAACTACAAAAAAATGAATCATAAGGAAGAATTTAAAAGCTATGCAGTGGCTGCTTTTAGTGTCCGCTACAACAGACCAGCCCCTATTAGCTATTTTGGAAAGTGAAAGTGTGCCTGAATTTGTAGATAAGGAATGTCTCCAGTAGTTAAGAAAACTATAAACTCTGCAAACGTTTGCCAGTCTTATACAGGAGCAGCTCTTTGAGACCAAAAAAGCAGGAAATGGTGTCAGCACCGCAGTGAGCATggtctgctcttctgttctcttatcttgTGCAGGATGCAGACATAATGCTGTGCCCAGTTATAAAAATGGACCTTGAGTAAAGGTTTCTATAGTcttaagcttaaaaaaaaaaattaagtaaggggctggagagatgactcagtggttaagagcactgactgctcttccagaggtcctgagttcaattcccagcaaccacatggtggctcacaaccatctgtaatgggatctgatgatgccctcttctgatgtatctgaagacagccacagtgtgctcacatacatagtagataaatacatgaataaataaataagtcctttaaaaatgtaaataaaataaaaattataaccaAATACAGTGTGCCTAAACCAGGAAGGAGTTAATAAACTAGGAAGGGGGAAATCTCATAGGGTTCCAACCTCTAGACAGAGAATGATGGTTAACTACTGACTGccgagagagggagaattagcctctcccaggaTGAACCCCTAATTAGTTTTCCAGTGCACAGTGGTCAGCCTTGAAGTCATGTACACACGGCCTCTGCAGGTTATATTTGTGATATGCACATGgttatatgtatatctgtgcacatatatgtaacaataaagaaaaagaagccattaatctgaggaggaaggggggagacATGGAAAAGGTTAgagggagaaaatggaagaagaaagtgatgtaattatatttttatttaagtttttttaaaataaaaataaaacttttagccAAGGACCAGAAGGAAGGGTTGTTCAGGAGGGCTGCTGACCCTGGACTTACACCTGTCAATCGCCTCCCAGGTGAACTTTGAGTTGTTATTTCCAGTGAGGTCAGTGGACAGTTGCAGAGCTATTTCAGCAAGGCTGGAGAGGCAAGGTCTCCAAAGCTTTTAGCTGGGCCTTATTCCTTCCCCACACAGAGCAGACCATGGTTTCTTCTGAAAGAGAAAccatttttgtatatataaaaagtactacttgtttaaagaaaatgtttcaaataaCAGTTTTTGAGTTTTTTAAGAGGTTGTGACAGAGTCCCAACTGTTCTAGAATTCACTTTGCAGACtcagctggctttgaacccacagGGATCTGCCTACCCTTGCCTTCTgcgtactgggattaaaagtgtgtgccaccacatctggcaacAACTTctaaaatatactttctttttaattttgtctaggtgtgtatctgtatatgggcATGGGCATGTGGATACAGGTATCAGATaaggccagaggtgtcaggtcCATTGGAGCTGGAGGTTCAGAGAACTGAGCTGCCTGagttgagtgctgggaacagaactcaggtcccctaGAAGAATCGCAAGTGCTCTAGACCTATCTTTCCAGCCTCTcagcacaacttttttttttttttttttttttttttttttttttttttttttttttttttttttgccaggggCTGGTGACACTGCCTTtaattcagcacttgggagacagagtaggtggctctctatgagtttgaggctagcctggtctccagagtgagttccaggacaaccaaggctatacagagaaccctctctagaaaaacaacaaaaaatgtatttatgtatatgagctctctacatgtgtgcctgcatgtcagaagatgacatcagatcCCATATTAGATAAATTGTcagttaccatgtggttgctgggaattgaacttaagacctctctgtaagcgctcttaactgctgatctgtTTTTCCAGCTACAAGCAACACAGCTTCTCCAAAGGAACATTTGGCATTTTCTAGGTGTGCTACTTGCCTTGAGGGAAATAGTAGCACAGGAAGGCCTGTATGCATACATAGGAATTACTCAAGACTGTACAGGCATCTGTGGCAAGCATGACTAGGCAGGCCACCTGTTCAAAACTGTGTCATGCTTATTTACTAGGGGGCAAATTCTGTATCTGCAGGCTATCACTCAGGCAAGATGTAGCTTACCCTGAAATGGCCCTGAAGTCTGTTTTGCCTGCTCTGCCTTCTCAGCCTATTCTTTGTTCTCAATTGTGACCTCATATTGTTCCATATGAGCTCTTTCCTGGACCCTTTCCCTTCTGGACTCTTCCCTGTAATAGAGCTAGGGGTATTGTGCTGACAGCAGAGATGGACCCTGGGTATTAAGTATAACAGTTATTGACCAGGGATGGATGCCAGTCCAATTGAGGGGTCCCAGTTTGTCATGGCCAAACTGACTCACTATCCTCTATCCTGTGGGGAATGCTAGATCAGGAACAAGAGAAACCAAAGACTGGAAATTAagcagaacagaagagcagaatGCATTGGAAGTGGGAGGCAGAAGAGTTAAATGATGCTATCTTTCTTTCTACAGAGGGCATGAGACATGACCAGATCCTTACACAAAGCTTGCCAAACTAGGTCTGAGTGATGGGGTGGCCTTGCCTCGCCCCACCCCCTGCTGCCTTCCTCACAATGGGGCTCATTGCTGAGGTGTCAGAGGGCATCCTAGGAAGGGTGAGACAGGAGCCTGCCTGCCAGACACCTGCAGGGCTCCGGCCCCTTCAAGCATGAACCTTACCATCTGGGCTCCGGCACTCCCCGTGTGCTCTTAGCTGGGTGTGAGGCCTAGGGCCCTGGAGGACTTCTTGGAGTTCCTCCAGCAACCATCATGCAAGGTGGTGCTGGGGACTGCTCTCTTGCTAGGAAGTGGAGGTCTCATGCTGTGGGctcagaggaggaaaaggaaggcaaCCTTAGAGACTACAGAGGACAAGTGTCCAGAATCCCACAGAGCAAATGACAACTGGATCAAATCTCACTTCAGCCGCCTATCTGAAGAGAGGTTGCCCTTCAACCGCTATGTAGGCTACAATGGGCACTCACCTGAAAGCAGGCATGGGGAAGCCAACACCACCCTCCACATGGATACCCTCACCACTAAACGTGGAGAAGGGGGCGCAGCTCTGCACCGAGATTCCTTTGCCAGTAAACATAAGGTATCTGGGACCTCAGTGACTAAAGAGATGCAGAGGGAGTCAGGAAAGTCCCCGTCCATGGAGGATGACACCTGGGCTGCTGTGGCAGCTTGTACGAAGGACATTGATGCCAAGGGGCATCGCGTGGCTAACTCCATGCTGCAGCGCACCACAGGTTACGAGCGTACAGGCCATGCAGAATCCAGAAACATCAGCCCAGAAGAGCTGAAGGCTCTGGAGGAGGTGGAGATAAAGCTGAAAGGGAATTTCCTGACTCACCATGAAACCACTGTAGCTGGTGCCAATCAGTCACACACCATCTACAGCCAGAGTCGCCATGGTAACCAAAACCATCATTCCTATCCAAGACACCAGAACAACCAGAGTCATCCTGTTTCCTCCAGCCACCAAAGTTATCATCCAAGTCACTTGAGCCACCAGGGTCATCCAGGCCTCTCAAGCCACCAGGGTCATCCAGGCCTCTCAAGCCACCAGGGTCATCCAGGCCTCTCAAGCCACCAGAGTCATCTGGGCCACTCAAACCACCAGGGTCAGCCAGGTCACCCAAGTCATCAGAGTCACCAGGGTCAGCCAGGTCACTCAAACTATCAGAGCCATAGTCTGCCCAACCGCAGAAAACAAGTCTATGACTCTTGAAGCCACTTAACCATGTGTCCCTTCCCCCAGCAGGGCCGGCTCTCATGCACAggcctgttttctcttctatggGGAAACCTACACGGTCAGGTTGAGAGACTGCCAACCAAATCCCTGCTTCTTCTGGCCACAGCAGAGGTcatgagagagggaagaaaggacgCAGCTCCAACAGCCCAAGGGCCCTGAAGGCCCACGAGAGAAGACATGAGGCAGATTACAGGAGCAACCCCAAGCCCCACACTGACTCCACATGCCTGAATGAAGCCAATAAAGCCCTGCAAACCCTCAGTCTGTGTCCAGGGGCTCTGTAGCCAGCTGAGTTCTGGGCAGGGTTGGAGGAGAGGGTGTGTCCCCAGCAGTTCTGTAAGTGGGCCttggcttggggggggggtggtctttTCATTGCATCAGACTTAGGACCAGAACAGTCTCCCCTGGTCTGGGATGCTAGGGTTAGGGTACTGCCAGAGGTCGCAATTCCATCTGCCTGCTGTTGTCAAGGAGTAGGATACAGCCAGATGCTTGGGAAGAGGGACCAGGGACAGGCTTTCAGCAGAGCGTAAGCCATCCAGGTGGGAATTTAGGCTTCATCCTCTTGGTACCATCTCAAGTCTCCATGGGGATCCATGTGTCCACAGCTGTGAAGCTGTATGAGATATATATGGGTCATGTCACCATTGCTTGGCTTGTGACTATGGCTACTATAGATGCTACCAGTATTCAGACTACTTATGGCTTCCactcatggtttttgtttttgaaactgcgtagctcaggctgtcttgggactcactgtgtaaaccaggctggccttgagctctcaAAGATAAGGCCGCCTCTGCCTGCCGAGTGCTCTGCTGTATTTTGTTTAagtagatgttttgttttgtgtgaagGCACAGCCAGAGGACTGTATTCTCTGTTATATGTCTTATGTCCCTAAGGTTCAGAGATTTAACTCCTCCTGGATGACTTAGTAAGTAAGAGGTTTTAGATCCAGCTTGCCCCACAGTCCCACGGAGTTTCCTGACCTCTGCTCAGAGCTTGTCTTCCTGTCCTCTttggctctgcctctcagcctATCCCTGACATCCTCA from Arvicanthis niloticus isolate mArvNil1 chromosome 1, mArvNil1.pat.X, whole genome shotgun sequence carries:
- the C1H10orf62 gene encoding uncharacterized protein C10orf62 homolog — its product is MLWAQRRKRKATLETTEDKCPESHRANDNWIKSHFSRLSEERLPFNRYVGYNGHSPESRHGEANTTLHMDTLTTKRGEGGAALHRDSFASKHKVSGTSVTKEMQRESGKSPSMEDDTWAAVAACTKDIDAKGHRVANSMLQRTTGYERTGHAESRNISPEELKALEEVEIKLKGNFLTHHETTVAGANQSHTIYSQSRHGNQNHHSYPRHQNNQSHPVSSSHQSYHPSHLSHQGHPGLSSHQGHPGLSSHQGHPGLSSHQSHLGHSNHQGQPGHPSHQSHQGQPGHSNYQSHSLPNRRKQVYDS